Proteins found in one Aethina tumida isolate Nest 87 chromosome 1, icAetTumi1.1, whole genome shotgun sequence genomic segment:
- the LOC109608391 gene encoding ATP-dependent RNA helicase vasa-like: MNDDWDDEPTTAPIAGSSRFAKDSGFRPAFNNNEEGEDVGGWGDADVSTMKNTRGRHAGQDTDDWGNSRGNNDEWGGNDEWGNRSRGRGGGRGRGSGFAGNRDRFNDDNDGWGGSSQSLRGSRGGRGRAVRGRDTWGENGSGMGRGGGRGHGDFNAGHHAEEKPREIYVPVERVGDDDLFTTTITSGVNFMKLTDIEVNVSGDKVPDPITSFENSGLRPLLLENVKKSGYTKPTPIQKYAIPIISNGRDLMGCAQTGSGKTAAFLLPIIDKLMEEQSSPITEGYTAQPNVVIISPTRELAIQIYDQARKFAYNTIVKIVLCYGGTSVVHQRNQVTRGCHILVATPGRINDFVTHKHVSFVSCQCFILDEADRMLDMGFLPMIEEMLGHETMPSTGTRQTLMFSATFPEEIQFLAGKFLYNYVFVAVGIVGSASTDVEQHFHMVSKFDKRRKLIDMLQESNGKEKTVVFVETKRNADFLATMLSESDIQATSIHGDRLQREREQALWDFKKGIRNILVATGVAARGLDIEGIQHVINYDLPKSIDEYVHRIGRTGRVGNRGKATSFYDPDTDSGLAGPLGKILEQADITVPDFLGRGGFGGGKSDAFGGKDVRDGDFGNVDVHAVNDPFTEEW, encoded by the exons ATGATTGGGGTAACAGCAGAGGCAATAATGATGAATGGGGAGGAAACGATGAGTGGGGCAACAGAAGCAGAGGCAGAGgag gtgGAAGAGGTCGCGGTTCTGGCTTTGCTGGCAATCGCGATAGATTTAATGATGATAACGATGGCTGGGGTGGTAGCAGCCAGAGCCTAAGAGGCAGTAGAGGCG GTCGAGGCAGGGCAGTCCGCGGCCGAGACACTTGGGGTGAAAATGGGAGCGGCATGGGCCGAGGCGGCGGAAGAGGACACGGAGATTTTAACGCGGGTCATCATGCCGAAGAGAAACCACGGGAGATTTACGTACCCGTAGAACGGGTCGGAGATGACGATCTCTTTACAACCACCATCACTTCGG gTGTGAACTTCATGAAATTGACTGATATTGAGGTGAACGTTTCGGGGGATAAAGTGCCCGATCCGATTACTTCGTTTGAAAATTCCGGACTAAGACCACTTTTActtgaaaatgtgaaaaagtCCGGCTACACCAAACCCACTCCGATACAAAAATATGCCATTCCAATTATTTCTAATGGACGGGATCTGATGGGTTGTGCTCAAACCGGGTCGGGAAAAACGGCCGCCTTTCTGCTTCCtattatagataaattaatgGAAGAACAGTCTTCACCGATTACTGAGGGTTATACAGCGCAACCCAATGTAGTAATTATCTCTCCAACAAGAGAACTGGCCATACAAATTTACGATCAAGCTCGAAAATTTGCCTACAACACAATTGTTAAGATCGTTTTGTGCTACGGCGGCACATCAGTTGTGCATCAGAGAAATCAGGTTACCAGGGGTTGCCACATTTTGGTAGCCACTCCTGGGCGCATCAATGATTTCGTCACACATAAACACGTGTCTTTCGTATCATGCCAATGTTTTATCCTGGATGAAGCTGATCGCATGCTGGACATGGGTTTTCTGCCAATGATTGAGGAGATGCTGGGCCACGAGACTATGCCATCTACG GGTACAAGACAGACGCTGATGTTTTCTGCCACGTTCCCTGAAGAGATTCAATTTCTGGCCGGCAAATTCTTATACAATTATGTGTTTGTGGCTGTAGGTATCGTGGGCAGCGCCTCAACTGACGTGGAACAACATTTCCACATGGTCTCAAAATTCGACAAGAGACGCAAATTGATTGACATGCTTCAAGAAT CGAACGGTAAAGAAAAAACAGTTGTGTTTGTGGAGACGAAGCGCAACGCAGACTTCCTGGCCACCATGTTGAGCGAAAGCGACATACAAGCGACCAGTATTCACGGTGATCGACTTCAGCGTGAGCGTGAACAGGCGCTGTGGGACTTCAAAAAGGGCATAAGAAATATATTGGTGGCAACCGGTGTTGCGGCCAGAGGTCTCGACATCGAAGGCATCCAGCATGTGATTAACTACGATTTACCAAAGAGCATCGACGAATACGTGCACCGCATCGGTAGAACGGGTCGTGTGGGAAATCGCGGTAAGGCCACCAGTTTCTATGATCCGGACACCGATTCCGGTCTGGCCGGGCCGCTGGGGAAGATTTTGGAACAGGCCGACATCACCGTTCCAGATTTTCTGGGAAGAGGTGGATTTGGCGGCGGAAAGTCGGATGCGTTTGGTGGTAAGGATGTCCGAGACGGCGACTTTGGTAATGTTGATGTTCATGCCGTAAACGATCCATTTACCGAGGAATGGTAA